DNA sequence from the Actinomycetota bacterium genome:
GTAGGTTCGAATCCTACAGGGCCCACACCACTTTGGCTTGTGAAAAATGCCTTTCACAAGCCATTTTCTTTTGCTGGAAGGATAGAGGGTTCATCGGACTCGAACTTTTTTGTTTTAAAAGTGTATTCAATGATTACGGTGAAGATGCAACTGTCGGAATTTAACGATTGACGTTTAACGCGTCACGTTATAACATTAGGCCGATGATAAAATCATTCAAGGACAAAGAAACAGAAAAGGTCTATAGTCGCGAGGGCTCCAACAAGCTACCTCGAAATATTCAGCAGGTTGCTTTGCGAAAACTGCGGATGATAAATAACGCCAAGAACCTTAATGATTTGCGAATCCCACCGGCCAACAGATTAGAGAGGCTTAAAGGAGGCCGCGAAGGACAGTTAAGCATTAGAATCAACGATCAATGGCGTATCTGTTTTCGGTGGCGGGACGCAGATGCCTATGAAATCGAAATAACGGATTACCATTAAAAGGAGCACCATGAAGAAAAAGCTACATTCAGTACATCCCGGTGAGGTCCTCTTAGAAGAGTTTCTCAAGCCTATGGGTATGAGCCAGAATAGGCTTGCCATAAATATCGGGGTACCAGCGAGAAGGATAAATGAGATTGTCCTCGGCAAGCGAAGCATTACCGCAGACACAGCGCTGAGGCTTGCCAGGTTCTTTGGCACCTCTGCTGAGTTCTGGCTCGGCTTGCAAGCTCAGTACGATCTCGATGTTACTACAGAAGCACTGGGTGAGAGGCTAGAGCGGGAAGTAAAGAAACGTGCTGATGTTGGATAGAAGTGAACCACTGGCAAGCAGCGGTAATTTGGTGGGTTTATTACGCGTTATAGATGACTACGGAAGAGAATTATGGTAAGAAGAAAGGTAACTATCCGTATGCCCAGCCGAGGCTGGGACGTTCAGCGGGAGACAGTGTTCGGAAGGGCTTTACTTCAGATCATAGCTCGACATCGTATGAGTTTTTAGCTGTCGACCATCCGCTAAGCCGGGGAGCGAGAAATAAGGTGGCCTCGTTGTCCAGTCGTGCGAATCCAACCCGCAGGTTATAAAGTATACTCCCATTGGGGACATTTATCGCAGAAAGAGCGGAGGAGCCGGACGAACCTATCGCCGAGCCGCCAAGATACCGCGATAAATGGCGGCGCAGGTGGTAAATGCGAGGATACCAAGTTCGTCCTATGGAAAAATCAGCGATCCGCTTGCCCGTAACTGATGGGTAAAGCCGGAGTCCAAACAACAAGCAGCGATAAAGATAAAATAATCTCTTGATATAGAGGAGTTCTAATTGGCAAAAATGTTGAAAGTCGATAATAATTTCACTCCATGCCCCGTTGATACCGGAGATGAGCTGTTTCCAAATGGTATTTTCGAGTTTAATATCACAAAAATGCGCCAATATATTCAAAAACACCCCAACGACATAACTCTTGAAGAGTCAGCGGTAAGCGATTTCTTCGAAGGTTTTTCATCTATCAACGAGTCACATATGGATTCCGTTGAGATTTCTCGGCCTGTAATAATGGCAGAAATTTCTCCAGGGCAATATAACTTGATTGATGGCAATCACAGAATGGAAAAAGCGCGTAGGATGGGAATAAAAAGTATGCTAGCGTACAGACTCAATGTTGAGCAGCATATGAGATTCCTAACTTCCAAAAAGGCTTATACCACCTATATTGAATATTGGAACAGCAAACTGAAATAACTCAAGCCGTTAAGGACAAGGGGCCATCTAATTGTCCCCGGCCACATTAATTGAGCAATAACCGTCCGATTCTGGGCAAATTAATTGTTCCTCTAGTGGTAGTTACTACGCTAATAATACCCTGATTAATTTAAAATTATCGATCCTTGATCTAAGATAGAAAGAGAAGTTTGTCTAGAAAGGAGAAGCCCTCTTCCTCGTATCTTTTTCGCCGAAGGTCAAGGAAGGGAGCCCACCAAAGCTATCGTTATCATAACTCCCTGGACCGATCCTGTCGAGAGCGCCGGCAAAAATTAAGAAACTTGCAATATAGAAATACATATTGCAACTCACTTTACCGAAAGCTATGAAAAACATGCAAAAATCAAACAGTTTTATTGCTGGGAGTTATAAAAAACACTTCTGGAACAAAGAATATGAATACCAGAGCTTTTGGCCCACTCCAGTAAATAGGTCCTACGAATGGAAAGATAAAAGAATTTCTGTTTCCGGCTTACAAGAGTGTCGCGCCGCGCCGGGCATATATCCCGCTTAATGACCGGTAGATAGCCATTCTACCATCCCACCATTTCTCATGATGTCGTTTTGGATTTATATCCGATGAGGTATATCCCTATTAAGCAATTCTATTGTCCGTGGTGGGTTACCGCTAAACCGGCCGTCCATTTCGGAAGAATTTCACGGGGAGGGTCATAGACCATGGACTCACTTATTAGCGATTACTTATCAGGGTATTTTGAAACTCATGAGCCGCCATGCCTCTCACTCTACCAGCCGACTCATCGGTATCAGCCGGAAAGCGGCCAGGACCTGATACGGTTTAGAAACCTCTTGAAGGTGATGGAGGAGTCGCTGCGACAGAAGTATCCGACGCGCGAAGTCCAACCGCTTCTGGAGCCGTTCCGGGCTTTGGCCGAAGATCACGACTTCTGGAGCCACACCCTTGACGGATTGGCCGCGCTGGGCGCGCCCGGAATGTTTCGAGCATACCGACTCCAGCGCCCGGTTGGTGAGTTGGTCGTCGTGGCCGACAGCTTTCACATCAAGCCCCTGATGCGCATCGTTCAGTCGGCCGACCGCTACCAGGTCCTCGGTCTTGACCGGCACGAAATCAGGCTATTCGAGGGCAACCGCGACGCTTTAGACGAGGTCGAGCCGGCCCCAGGCGTCCCGCGAACTCTTACTGAAGCGCTGGGCGAGGAATTGACCGAGCCGCAGCAAACCGTCGCCTCCTACGGTACGGGGGGCGCCGAGCCCGCGACGTACCACGGCCACAGCGCGAAGCAGGACGAGGTCGACATCGACGCGGAGCGATTCTTCCGCGCCGTCGACCGCGCCGTCTTGGAACATCACTCGCGACCATCGGGCCTGCCTTTATTGTTGGCGGCGCTGCCGGAGAGCGGCAGTCTTTTCCGCCGGGTCAGCCGCAACCCGCTTCTGTTGGCCGAGGGAATCGACATCCATACCGGCGCCCTGCCGATAGATATACTCCGCGACCGCGCCTGGCGGGCTGTCGAGCCCCATTATCTCGCCCGGCTCGCCGCGCTGGTCGAGGCATTCGGGGCGGCGAGTTCCAAGGGGCTCGGCTCTGGTGACCTGGCCGCGGTAGGCGAAGCGGCTGTCGGCGGCAAGGTGGCGACACTTCTTATCGAGGCCGAACGCCGGATTCCCGGAAGGCTCGACGCCGAGACCGGTCGGATTGACTTCGACGAATTGGTCGCCCCCGACGTCGACGACCTCCTCGACGACCTTGGGGAACGGGTTTTAAAGATGGGCGGCCAGGTTGTGGTCGTCCCCGCCGAGAAGATGCCGACGCGCACGGGCCTGGCTGCGATCTACCGGTTTTAAACCGCAGCAACCCGCTTAAGCGATTATTATCATTGCCGCGGCGACCGGCTATTCTTCCAGACGCGATGATGTCCCGGATTATATGGTAAAATAGCCGGCAGGTTCATAAAATGTAATGAGCCGAGGCCGACCCGGTGTTGGTGGGGCCGCTTAAAGGAAGGCGTTTTCTGTGCGGATAGAAGTCAGAATCATCACTCGCGATTATGAGTTGGGGCTTAGGCTCTTCGATACCCGCAGGTTTCCGAGCCGGTATCCGAAGGCCATACCAGGTGGCGCCGTTGTCGGCTCGCAAAGCCTGATAGAGAATGAGGATTCTACGGAGTGGACCGAGGTTATCGACCTTGCCGTCGATTTCGATGAGAACTGTTCGGTCGAGATGTTTGCCAATTGGCTATACGGCAAACTTACAGCCAAACCGGACGATATATATTCATTGGCGATTGCCGGCAAGACCGTCGAGATCGATGAGGCGGAGATAGTGCGCGCCGTCGAAGCGGGGCTCAAAAGCTCAAATTAAAAAACCAAGCCGCGCTTTAGCGGCTTGGTTTTGAATATCTACGTCTTCAGCGAAACCACGGATTTCATTGCGAGCGCCGGCCTGTGCCGGCGTCGGAATCCCATCGACTTGTTTGAAACCGTCCGACAAATTGCCGGCTGTCTTTGCCGTGCTACTAGAGAGAAGCTATATATAACCCGCCTATAAGACGCCTAAACGTTTTAACCTGAGCCAGCTCGAGACAATTGGCTGGTACCAGAAGACTAGAGCGCCCCCGATGGCTACCGCTACCAAGAAATACAGCATCTTTTTCAAATGTATCGCCTCCTTTACTTGATTTCTTGCCAAAAACGTCTATTTGCTAACGTAGTGCCCGCGTTTTAGCGGTATTTTATGATAGCCGCTATCGCGGACGGTCGTTGGTCTGGCTATTTCTGTTTCGACTATTGCTGTGATGCTGCCGGTTGGCATAGGGCTTAAGGGTTATTAAAGTTTCTAAGAATTACTCCAAGACATACTGGGCTGATAAGATACTATACCATAGACCGACCGACAACGGCACCTATATTATACCCATAGCGGCACTATTTGCGGCACAGCGTTATTTGTCGCCGGCATAGCCCGAAGCGGTCGCCATAACGAAGGGTCCGAAGTTTTCTTGCTCTTTCCAGACCTTGCCGTCGACGATTATCTCGACCTTTATTGAGCCGGAATCCCTAGCTTGCGCCGATACGTATAAAGAGGTGCCGGCCGGAGCGCCGGCAGGGGATTTCCATCGCCAGGGTACGGCTGTTTCTAGCTTATTGGTCCAGCCCTTTTCATTGGTGTAAGTGATTATCGCTCGTTTGGAGCTGCCGGTTACGCTGTACTCGACATCGTAGCCGGTATTTTGTTCCGAGCCGACGTCGGAGAGCGAAGACGCCCCAAACCATAAAACACCCAGGATGATAATCGAGGCTGTCAAGATGAGCGGTATTTTCACGACCCACTTCGCGTTGCCGAACCAGTCTAAGAAATCTCTCATTGCTCTGCTCCCAAGGGCGTGCTTGTCCATATTGGCTGAGTTAATCGTACCATAGACACACCCTGAGAAGATATTTTTTTAGTGCGGCGTAGCACTTCGCGCAAGGGTGTTTGCCGCGCGTTATGCATAACAACTGTCGACTCTGGGGCGTGGTGACGTATGTGACTTTCGCCGGGTTCCGGGTATATACGGCTTCAACGCCGGTTCGCTTAAGAGGGATTCGAAACGTCCATGACGGTTATGGGTTGCCGGTTACTTAAGCACTTGGCGTTTAGAATTTTCAAGCGGTGGAATACACCATAAGAAGGAGATGAATGCGTGAACACTAAAGCGCTGCAAAAAATCAGTTACGGCATGTATGTCATAGGGTCGAAGAGCGGAGAGCGGCTCAACGGACAAATCGCAAACACCGTCATACAGACGACGTCGGAGCCGCCTAACATTGCGATCTGCATAAACAAGCAGAACCTCACGCACGAATTTATCGAAGTTAGCGGCGTGTTTTCGGCATCGGTCCTCTCAGAAGAAACACCGATGCCGTTTATCGGCCATTTCGGATTTAAATCGGGAAGGGATCTGGACAAATTCGAAGGGGTGAACTACCGCGCGGGAGAGACCGGCGTACCGATAGTTCTCGACAACGCCACAGCCTTTATCGAGGCGGAGGTTGTCGGCGCCATGGATGCCGTGAGCCACACGATGTTCCTCGGAAGAGTAATAGATTGCGATTTGCTTGCCGAAGGCAAGCCCATGACCTATGCTTTCTACCACGAAGTCAAACGCGGCAAGTCGCCCAAAGCCGCGCCGACCTATATCAAGGAATAGTTCTTTAAGATGGAAGAGCGATTGAAAGGAGTCGATTGAAAATGGACAAGTACGAATGCCTGGTCTGCGGATACGTGTACAACCCGGAGGACGGCGACCCCGATTCGGGAGTCGGCGCCGGTACCGCGTTCGAGGACCTGCCCGATGATTGGGTCTGTCCGGTGTGCGGCGCCGACAAAGATCAGTTTGAAAAAGTCTAAGCCTCCTCGTCGATTTTTTTGAGGTATATGAAGCGTTCAAGGACTTTATTGTATGCGCTCCATTCCGCCCCGGCATCCGATTTCTCATCGATTAGCAGGAACGCGTTGATTTTGGCATCCGCGTCGTCGCAGAGATGCAGAAGCAGGGCTTCGATGGTCTTTGGTTTGCGCGGCGATTGGTTTTCGTAAGAACCGTGGTGGCTCAGGATTAGATGTCCGAGCTGAAGAACGATTTCGG
Encoded proteins:
- a CDS encoding HigA family addiction module antidote protein, whose amino-acid sequence is MKKKLHSVHPGEVLLEEFLKPMGMSQNRLAINIGVPARRINEIVLGKRSITADTALRLARFFGTSAEFWLGLQAQYDLDVTTEALGERLEREVKKRADVG
- a CDS encoding flavin reductase; amino-acid sequence: MNTKALQKISYGMYVIGSKSGERLNGQIANTVIQTTSEPPNIAICINKQNLTHEFIEVSGVFSASVLSEETPMPFIGHFGFKSGRDLDKFEGVNYRAGETGVPIVLDNATAFIEAEVVGAMDAVSHTMFLGRVIDCDLLAEGKPMTYAFYHEVKRGKSPKAAPTYIKE
- a CDS encoding rubredoxin, coding for MDKYECLVCGYVYNPEDGDPDSGVGAGTAFEDLPDDWVCPVCGADKDQFEKV
- a CDS encoding ParB N-terminal domain-containing protein, with amino-acid sequence MAKMLKVDNNFTPCPVDTGDELFPNGIFEFNITKMRQYIQKHPNDITLEESAVSDFFEGFSSINESHMDSVEISRPVIMAEISPGQYNLIDGNHRMEKARRMGIKSMLAYRLNVEQHMRFLTSKKAYTTYIEYWNSKLK
- a CDS encoding type II toxin-antitoxin system RelE/ParE family toxin, producing the protein MIKSFKDKETEKVYSREGSNKLPRNIQQVALRKLRMINNAKNLNDLRIPPANRLERLKGGREGQLSIRINDQWRICFRWRDADAYEIEITDYH